The following are encoded together in the Robertmurraya sp. FSL R5-0851 genome:
- a CDS encoding cupin domain-containing protein — MYYVSNPYSYPYWANTSTYSSNYMNRTHEENVQPVFDVLLNGIKREAEAIERYRQLVHVAPNEMHQNDILSALERKKAQLTQLNYLYIQLTGTVPVYELEQISFDDYRDGLQKAYEAEVKGYEEYQKGFSLIQHPMIQNVFLWALTGEQENAESLRFLSEELSPRVTDYGGKPFVVDINEATKQNETFRTALWTGTHLQVTLMSINVGEDIGLEIHPHLDQFLRVEEGEGIVRMGAQKDKLDFERKVADDFAIMIPAATWHNVINTGNTPLKLYSIYAPPQHPFGTIHKTKADAMAAEEEH; from the coding sequence ATGTATTATGTTTCAAATCCGTATTCATATCCGTATTGGGCAAATACTTCGACTTATTCTTCCAATTATATGAATAGAACTCATGAGGAGAATGTTCAACCAGTATTTGATGTCCTGCTTAATGGAATAAAAAGAGAAGCAGAAGCCATTGAGCGATACAGACAGTTAGTTCATGTAGCTCCAAATGAAATGCATCAGAATGATATTTTGTCTGCATTAGAAAGAAAAAAAGCTCAACTGACTCAGTTAAACTATCTTTATATTCAACTTACTGGGACTGTTCCAGTATACGAACTCGAACAAATCTCGTTTGATGACTACAGAGATGGACTGCAAAAGGCGTATGAAGCTGAAGTAAAGGGATATGAAGAATATCAAAAAGGTTTTTCGCTTATTCAACATCCAATGATACAAAATGTATTTTTATGGGCATTAACGGGAGAACAAGAGAATGCTGAGAGTCTCAGGTTTTTAAGTGAAGAACTCTCCCCTCGTGTAACGGATTATGGAGGAAAACCTTTTGTTGTGGATATTAATGAAGCCACCAAGCAAAACGAAACCTTTCGAACTGCCCTTTGGACAGGAACTCATTTACAGGTAACCTTAATGAGCATTAATGTGGGAGAGGACATTGGCTTAGAAATACATCCTCATCTCGATCAGTTTCTAAGGGTTGAAGAAGGTGAAGGGATTGTTCGAATGGGGGCCCAGAAGGATAAGTTAGACTTTGAGAGAAAAGTAGCTGATGATTTTGCTATTATGATCCCAGCAGCTACATGGCATAATGTTATCAATACGGGGAATACACCACTTAAACTTTACTCGATCTACGCTCCTCCACAGCATCCTTTTGGAACCATTCATAAAACGAAGGCTGATGCAATGGCTGCTGAAGAAGAGCATTAG